The segment AGGATCATCGTCTAGCAGGCCAAACAAGTCCTCGACAAGCTGATTTCCACCGAGTTTCGTGATAAGCACCGCATCTCTCTGGACGATCTGATACAGCGCTGTGATCGCTGCGACTTTGAGCGGTCGTCGAGTCGAGGCGAGATGTGATCGGAAAGTTTGAACAAGCTTGGGGATGTCCACCTCGGTAGGGGCGAACATGAGGAACTGTTGCACACACTTGATTGCCTCGACAGCGAGACCTTCGTCAGTCTCTTCACCAAATTCgtggacaagaaggaaaaCTAATGATCGGATTTTGCCTGGTTCTTGCAATTCGGGACCGAGAACACCGATCAAAGCGTGGAGTATTCGACATATGACTTGATAGGCCGGAAGATCGCCACGAAGGTTGACACTGCCGAGAGAACCACCGTCTGGATCGTGAGTCTCGAGAAGGTAGATGTTGGCCAGCATGCCGAGCGTCGTTGGCACATACGGTTCGTAGGAAAGGTTCGCAGCGTTGACGACTTGTGTCAGAGCCGCCATTGCATAGAAGTGTACCACAGGATGAGGATCCGTAGCGAGTGACATGAGAATGTTAACAATTGTCTTGAGGATAGGTCCACCAGCTAAGCCTCCGACGTTACTGTATATCGCTCCGAATGCGAGAGCACAACCCGCTCTGCTATCAGGTATTCGATTGTTGACAACCTGGTCCACAAGCCATTGCACTTGCGACGACAGGTATGAGCTTCCGGCGACGGAACTCAGCGCGCCCATGGTTTCAGCAGCAGCCGTCCTGATGCTAGGGCTCGGGTCAAAGATGGCATCCTGCACACCCGTCAGTATGAATGTTATTGTAGTAGGACAAGAAAAGACTGACCTGGAGGAGAGACTTGATCAGGTCGCTAACTTGATTGCTTCCCAGAACCTTTCTGGCCTTCGGTCCCGCAGCATCGACACTGGACAAACTTTTCCGCAGCGCTGCCATGGTGTTCGCCATCACGGCCTGTTTCCTTCCAGGGTTCTTCTCCAGTTTGCTAGATCGCATATGACTTGAAAGTGTCGCCAAAGATTGCACTTGTCCCTCAACATTCTGATGCGAGAAAAGCGTAGCGAAGAGTTCCACTCCCGCATCTATGACACCTGTTTGTGGAGGGGGCGCCTTaggcgaagagggaagcGCAGACTtaagaaggtcgaggaagtcATGTTCAATCGAACCGATGATCGGATGAGACATCTATCCAAGCCCATCAGCTATAGCCTTGTGGAAAGATAGGCACACAAGATCTCACCTGTGACTCCACAGACATCTCTACCCTGTCCCTATTTAAGAACGCCTCTTCTGCGTCCAcgcctccagctccttctcGGGCTCCCAATAAGCTAGTCACACCGAATGCATACCCGTCCGTAGATTGCCATATGCTTGTGAACTGTCCTGATTGAGCTGCGATCGCCGCTTGTGCAGCTGAGCCCGAGTAGTTCTCTGGGTCCGCAAAGACGGTAATTGCCGCTTGCAGCAACGCTGGTTGCATCGACTCTGTCGCCGACGAAGGTCCAAGGGTGGTGAAGCATTGCAAAACACGACGACGGAGATTCGCCTCTCGCTCAACCAGTGATGGACGAGCGGTGAAAAGTTGGGACGATCCGCCGTTAGAATTGGAAGCTTGCTCACGCAGTGCTTCAGCGTAAGCGGTAGCAAATCCGTTCACGAAGTTGAGCGAGTTGGTGAAAAGGGTAGCAAGACGACGAGCAACATCGATGTTGACCAGGGTATGATTATGTCGCAAAAAGTTGAGCACAGCAGCGAGAGTACATTCCCGgaccaacaacaagaaaCTCCATTCCGCCTCACCTCGCTCGCCGACGGAGGTGTCTTTGCTCGTTGGCTTTGGAAGCGCATTTCGCCACAGGACCAGCAGTTGGGGCAGATGGAGCTTCACGAAGCTCGGTCCAAGCGACATGAGAGCAGCAACCAGATACCAAGCTACTTGCACTTCGATCGAGGCCGGTGAGATGTCATGGTCACCCGCTTGTTTGAGAAGCGACACTGCCATGTCAAAGACTTTTGTCGATATATCGTGTGACACATATAGCGGGCGTTGCGGGCTGACAGCGATGAGAGCGGATAGGGCGAAAGCTTTTCCGATGACTCTGTGCGGGAGTTCTTTCGCTGCAGCGGGCGTACTGAGCATGCTGAGATCTTTTTCTATGTCggcaaggaggatgttgagcATTCTGGGGAGCTGACTGGGGTTCATCGTACAGAATCGCCGTAAAGTATAAGATGCCGCCAGTCGGACAGAGTACGATTCGTGCGAAAGCAGCCGCACAAGAGGTTCCGCGAGGAGCTCGATGACcaatggtggtgagttgcctaGTTGCTCCAACAGTCCTGCGATCTCACGCAGGGCAACGACGAGAACCTGCTTGTCCATCTTGGCCTGGCCCGGCAGAGGACTGGGTGACCATTTCTTTAGATAAGAGTTGGTTAAGTCCCGGATTGCTGCCACTTGACCAGGTTCCGACAACAGTCTGACGCCTATCAAGTCGCGCAGCAGTAGTCCTACAGCTTCTCTCGTGGCAAGGACCTCATACCGTGTACTCTGGCCTCGTTGCGGGATGACTATCTCGTCCATGACATGCTTGACAAGCTCAGCATAGTGTCTCTCGACATAATCCGCACCGAGAGATGTGAAGAGAGTAGCGTAAACGTCGATGATGGCGTTCCGAAGCTTTCGAGGGGTCTGAGGTCGATTGTATGGTACTGATAGGTACTTGAGCATTTCTTGGGTAGTGAGCAGGGTCTTCGACCCTCGGTCTTCTGCGGCGGAGGTCATCACAGTCGGCTCATTGGATTGATCCGCACTTTCCCCATTCTTGGCTGACGACCTTTTGCTATTATCAGGCGGAGCTACTCCAGATCCGGGAACTTGAGTTGCCGCCAACAAATGTGCCAACATTCGACTCAATGCACGTCGAGTGAGGTAGTCTGCGCCTTCTAAAGACTTCAAGACAAGAGGGGCGACCGTGTCGATTGTCGGCTGTAATTGTAAAGCCGCGGTGTATAAGTGCAAGGAGACAAATGTTTCGGCACATGCGCGTTGAACGGGAAGTGCCTTGTCTTGGAGACCTGCACGGAGTGTCTTGAGGAGATCCTTGACGAGGACATCGGGAAGCGCTTTTCCAGCAGATTGCAGTGATttggagaaggcgaggacAGCATGGATACGAAGGATGACGGACTATAGGACAACAAAACAGTGAGCGAGCCGCCATCAAGAACGGCAATGATCAGTCGGGATTTATGCTTACAAGATTCGTGTTCTTGAGCACTTTCACTGACGATGCACAGAGATCGCCCATCAAGGACATCATCTGCGTTGCGATATCAGTAAGATCGTCGACTACTACTTTCTTCAAGCAAAACACCGCATCCGACTCACGTTCGTCCCGTGCTCTTTGAGAACCTCGCCGATAGTATACCATGTAGCAACTCTACTGACGTTCTCGGCCGCACTCATCCCTTTacttccaccatcaccgattGCCTTCATCAGTACCTGAAGGAAATCGAATAATGTCCTCGACTCGACCCGCTGGTGCAATTTCACAAGACATCGAGCTACGAGATGTCGTATTGGTCTACCGGGTTTGGGAAGGGTGGGTGTAGCGGTCGGCAGAAGGAGCTTGAGAAAGAAGGCGTGTAGAGAGGCAATGGTAGGTTGGAGTTCGTCGGATGGGAGAGACTCGATAGCTTGTTCGGCATGACGGAGCCAGtggaggagagtgaggtcGGATCCTTCGCCTGTGAAGCGGGACTATGTGTAGGAAGGGTATAACCACGTCAGCATAACCTTGTGATGAGCTGATATAGCTGGCTATTTACCTCCTCGACTCTCAGAGCGTCAGCAGTAGGCTCCGACGCCATCTTGAGATTGATACAGATGGGAAAAAGTGATATTGTAAGGGGTATAAGTTATGCAGATTAGGTATGGAAATAGCGAAGGTGCAAGTGGACGACAACGAGCGACAGCTAGCAAGCGCGTCACGCGAGAGCCTGATAATCGGTCAAACAGTAATCTCAGGGTTTATCGAAAGAGGGTGAAAAGAGTGTTGATATCAGGTACATGGCTTCGACATGCAAAGTTCAACAATTGTCCTTTCGCTCGTCAACCACTTGGTTCTGTGTCAAAAAGATCTATCATCTTCAGCTGCTATCTGTATACATTTACAGACACAAAAAGCCGGCACAACGTCTTGCTGGTAGAACTCAAAAGGACATCCCGACTCGATCTTCACTCAACAAAAGGAATAAATCGAATCATCATGTCGCTCgatacttcttcctctgctattcacctcaacctccctcctacatcttcttctcagctgTGAGTGCTATCGTCCTTCACAGGAGACATTGGTCATCAGTCGATGAATAAATTGAGTCGTTGTGCTGATATGCGGTCACCACATAGCCGAGCTCCCAACCTCATCACCGTTCACCCCTCCGTTATCGCCTCCATCCTCACTCATCACTCTCGACGACCTACCGAAGCcgactcttctcctcgagtCATCGGTACTTTGATGGGCACACGATCAGATAACGGACAAGAGATTGACGTTCGAGCATGTTTCGCGGTCCCtcacaaggaggacgagcagcAGATCGCAGTGGACATGCCTTTCCAACAGGGTATGGTTCAGCTTTTGGCTAAGAACGGTGCAAAGGAGTCGATcgttggatggtgagttgccgtGGTGATTGCGTCTGCGTATCCATCCAGGTTGCTTTGTCTTTCCGATTTGTATCGAAACAAGTGACACACCATATTCCCATGTCTTGTGTACCAATCCAATTCCTACTCCCTCCACAGCACCGAGACTAACCCATTTATTCACCCAGGTACGCTACCCACCCAACTCTCAACCCATACTCCGCCCTCATCCAAAACTACTTTACCGGCGAGACCGCCCCTTACCCCTCTGTGCACTTGACCATCGACACCGAGCTCGACCCTTCCGGTAAAGGTTTGGGTGTGAAAGGATGGGTTTCTACTTCGCTCGGATTGAGCGCCAAGCCTGAGAACTGTGTTTTCTTGCCTGTTCCCGTCGAGATCAAGTATGCCGAGTCTGAACGAGCAGCTTGTGAGTGCGAAGTTTCTTCACCATTTTCAACGACGACGCACGAATAGATTTGGGAAAATATATTTGCTAGACTTTATGGCTGACAATGACCTTCGTGTGCGATACTTATTATACAGTGGACCTTCTCACTGGTCCCGCAcctactccttctcccgcactccctcctcttcccgcactctcctcttcgctctcccaactctcctccctcatcgACCAAACTCTCGCTTACGTCCAATCCGTCAACGCGGGCTCTCAAGCCCCCAACGTAGAAGTTGGTCGATACCTCCTCGAAGGACTCGGTCGATGGTCCGCGTCTGCTGGGAGtaacgaagatgaaggtggtgtcaagGCCGGTTTGCAAGATACTTTGACAGTGTCGTACTTGTCTAATTTGGTCAGGAGTCAAGTCGAGTTGGCGGGCAGATTGGCCTTGttgcagcaacagcaacaagtGGCGCAGTAAGCGGATGTGTGGTGTGTGAGAGCGGGAATAGGCGTagaggggagggaggagatggcatTGTAGTCATC is part of the Kwoniella shandongensis chromosome 12, complete sequence genome and harbors:
- a CDS encoding eukaryotic translation initiation factor 3 subunit F, yielding MSLDTSSSAIHLNLPPTSSSQLRAPNLITVHPSVIASILTHHSRRPTEADSSPRVIGTLMGTRSDNGQEIDVRACFAVPHKEDEQQIAVDMPFQQGMVQLLAKNGAKESIVGWYATHPTLNPYSALIQNYFTGETAPYPSVHLTIDTELDPSGKGLGVKGWVSTSLGLSAKPENCVFLPVPVEIKYAESERAALDLLTGPAPTPSPALPPLPALSSSLSQLSSLIDQTLAYVQSVNAGSQAPNVEVGRYLLEGLGRWSASAGSNEDEGGVKAGLQDTLTVSYLSNLVRSQVELAGRLALLQQQQQVAQ